One part of the Aneurinibacillus sp. REN35 genome encodes these proteins:
- a CDS encoding rhodanese-like domain-containing protein translates to MSSVINVVAQQLVEKQERGEDVQIIDVREPEEVAAGMIPGAKHIRLAELPQRMHEIDPNKEAIMVCRSGNRSGMACEYLMDQGYTQVKNLLGGMNGWTGKVVR, encoded by the coding sequence ATGTCGAGTGTAATAAATGTAGTGGCCCAGCAATTGGTTGAAAAGCAGGAAAGAGGAGAAGATGTGCAGATCATCGATGTGCGTGAACCAGAAGAAGTGGCTGCGGGCATGATACCCGGTGCAAAGCACATTCGCTTGGCCGAGCTTCCGCAGCGCATGCATGAGATTGATCCGAACAAGGAGGCCATCATGGTATGCCGCAGTGGAAACCGAAGCGGCATGGCCTGTGAATATTTGATGGATCAAGGATATACGCAGGTGAAGAACCTGCTGGGTGGAATGAACGGATGGACAGGAAAGGTAGTACGTTAA
- a CDS encoding MBL fold metallo-hydrolase translates to MLLRYFYNPKLSHASYLIGCQATGEAIVIDPGRDLTPYLEAAKEEGLTLTAAAETHIHADFVSGARELGKRYNTMLYLSGEGDASYAYIHEEKHTLLKNNDTFHIGNLTFQAVHTPGHTPEHLSYILTDGGASEPIGIFTGDFVFVGDVGRPDLLETAVGQSGAAKEGAQQMFASVQRIKELPDYMQVWPGHGAGSACGKALGAIPSTTIGYEKRFNHSFSIEDENAFVQTLLEGQPETPAYFSVMKHVNKEGPTLLSELKRPEEVEASKPFLTERMDGQAVLLDVRSAHEFATAHIPGTINIPYNRSFTNWAGWLLPYDQDIYVIADSDVHDSLLTDLYSIGLDRIAGFIRPTVLREYKELQSYEEKTPEEMAERVQQGDVHVLDVRNQSEWESGHIPQAQHIMLGYLPKRMDELPVDKTILLHCQSGARSAIATSLLQAHGFTNVINLAGGFSEWSKQKLPQDNQ, encoded by the coding sequence TTGCTTCTACGGTATTTCTATAATCCAAAACTTTCTCATGCATCCTATCTTATAGGCTGTCAAGCAACAGGCGAGGCCATCGTGATTGATCCAGGACGAGATCTAACACCTTACTTAGAGGCGGCAAAAGAAGAAGGGCTTACACTGACAGCCGCAGCAGAAACCCATATTCATGCCGACTTCGTCTCAGGCGCCCGCGAACTCGGCAAGCGGTATAATACCATGCTGTACTTATCAGGAGAAGGCGATGCTTCATATGCTTACATTCATGAGGAAAAGCACACACTACTCAAGAACAACGATACGTTTCATATAGGCAACCTGACATTTCAAGCGGTGCATACTCCTGGTCATACACCGGAGCATCTTTCTTACATTTTGACAGACGGCGGAGCAAGTGAACCGATCGGTATATTCACCGGAGATTTTGTGTTTGTCGGCGATGTTGGACGTCCCGATCTGCTGGAAACAGCGGTAGGTCAATCCGGCGCGGCAAAGGAAGGAGCACAGCAGATGTTTGCTTCCGTGCAGCGTATTAAGGAGCTTCCCGATTACATGCAGGTATGGCCTGGGCATGGAGCCGGCAGCGCATGCGGTAAAGCACTCGGCGCTATTCCTTCTACTACAATCGGATATGAAAAACGCTTTAACCACTCCTTCTCCATCGAGGATGAGAATGCGTTCGTGCAGACACTGTTAGAAGGACAGCCAGAAACGCCCGCTTATTTTTCAGTCATGAAGCATGTGAACAAGGAAGGCCCCACACTGCTATCCGAACTGAAGCGGCCGGAGGAAGTGGAGGCATCCAAGCCGTTTCTCACCGAGCGGATGGACGGGCAGGCGGTGCTTCTTGACGTGCGTTCAGCGCATGAATTCGCTACGGCTCACATACCGGGTACCATCAATATTCCATATAACCGCTCCTTTACGAATTGGGCGGGATGGCTCCTGCCGTATGATCAGGATATATATGTCATCGCTGATTCCGATGTTCATGACAGCCTGTTAACCGATCTGTATTCCATCGGTCTTGATCGTATTGCTGGCTTCATTCGCCCAACCGTGCTGCGAGAGTATAAAGAATTGCAATCGTATGAAGAGAAAACGCCGGAAGAGATGGCTGAACGCGTACAGCAAGGAGATGTTCACGTGCTCGATGTACGCAATCAAAGCGAATGGGAGAGCGGACATATTCCACAGGCTCAGCATATTATGCTCGGATACCTGCCTAAGCGAATGGATGAGCTGCCTGTGGACAAAACAATCCTGCTGCACTGCCAGTCCGGTGCTAGGTCCGCTATTGCGACCAGTCTGCTTCAAGCGCACGGCTTCACAAATGTTATAAATTTAGCCGGGGGATTTAGTGAGTGGAGCAAACAGAAATTACCTCAAGACAATCAATAA
- a CDS encoding ABC transporter substrate-binding protein — protein sequence MYKRCLLLFVLAVLTLVGCSNDSTTRPVGEVKKNSSSPRAGGELVISDATDADTLDPHKATSAASMRYIENMYSTLLRYKKGTYEELEGDLATNYVVSDDGKTYTFTLQPAAKFHDGSPLTSRDVIYSIERIRQEKVRAPQFAAVKSIEALDDHTVRFHLKEPVAPFLTFLAYPMNAIVNQKVVEQHGGSIDRVDAGSGPFKLVEWKKNQRLVLEKFSEYFVQGRPYLDRVIWRPIPDDTSRTTAMRNREIDVMLQTTLRDIRKFHNNVGTEMKSVTGTFWEYVGLNTSKGPLANRKVRQAIAWAVDRDAINKVVKFGKADVLRGGPLPKSHWAYSGVNVYPKRDVEKAKQLLREAGYADGFDVTLKVSPKKEQTDAAQMVKQELQEVGIRVKVLVQEPSVFFDAIGKKDFEMAVVGWVGFVDPDEFFYNIFHTGEQWNQQAYSNPKVDALLERGRTVMNKKERKDVYAKAERMIAEDAPMVFLYMNPQTTVYTNRVHDFDVHPTVSTISLRDTWVDRDN from the coding sequence GTGTACAAACGATGCCTGCTGCTTTTTGTTCTTGCTGTATTGACATTGGTAGGATGCTCAAATGATAGTACCACTCGACCGGTCGGAGAGGTGAAAAAGAATAGCAGTTCTCCAAGGGCCGGGGGAGAACTTGTGATTAGTGATGCAACCGATGCCGATACGCTTGATCCTCATAAAGCGACATCAGCCGCTTCGATGCGGTATATCGAAAATATGTACAGTACATTGCTGCGTTATAAAAAAGGTACATATGAGGAGTTGGAAGGGGATCTTGCAACGAATTATGTAGTATCCGACGACGGTAAGACTTATACATTTACCCTTCAGCCTGCTGCAAAATTCCATGATGGCAGCCCCCTGACTTCCCGCGATGTTATCTATTCCATTGAGCGCATTCGTCAAGAAAAAGTGCGTGCGCCGCAATTTGCTGCGGTGAAAAGCATTGAGGCTTTGGATGATCATACCGTACGTTTTCATCTAAAGGAGCCTGTAGCCCCCTTTTTAACCTTCCTTGCATATCCAATGAATGCGATTGTAAATCAAAAGGTAGTTGAGCAGCATGGCGGAAGCATTGATCGTGTCGATGCGGGAAGCGGGCCGTTCAAGCTAGTGGAGTGGAAGAAGAATCAACGGCTTGTGCTTGAGAAATTTTCCGAGTATTTCGTACAGGGACGACCCTATCTTGACCGGGTGATCTGGCGTCCGATTCCTGATGATACGTCAAGGACGACCGCGATGCGCAACAGGGAGATTGATGTAATGCTGCAGACCACACTGCGTGATATTCGTAAGTTTCATAACAATGTAGGCACAGAAATGAAGTCGGTTACGGGTACATTCTGGGAATATGTTGGCCTTAATACATCGAAGGGGCCGCTGGCCAACCGAAAAGTTCGGCAGGCGATTGCCTGGGCTGTTGATCGGGATGCCATTAATAAAGTGGTCAAGTTCGGCAAAGCCGATGTATTGCGCGGCGGTCCGCTTCCGAAGAGCCACTGGGCTTACTCGGGTGTCAATGTATATCCAAAGCGTGATGTAGAAAAGGCGAAGCAGCTATTGCGGGAAGCAGGGTATGCGGACGGATTTGATGTCACATTGAAAGTCAGCCCAAAAAAGGAGCAGACAGATGCAGCACAGATGGTGAAACAGGAGCTTCAGGAGGTCGGCATCCGAGTAAAGGTGCTGGTGCAGGAACCTAGCGTGTTCTTTGATGCGATAGGCAAGAAAGACTTTGAGATGGCAGTAGTAGGATGGGTTGGTTTTGTAGATCCTGACGAGTTTTTTTATAACATTTTTCATACGGGAGAACAGTGGAATCAACAGGCATACTCTAATCCAAAGGTAGATGCGCTGCTTGAGCGAGGGCGTACTGTCATGAATAAGAAAGAGAGAAAGGACGTATATGCCAAAGCGGAACGTATGATTGCTGAAGATGCGCCGATGGTATTCCTGTATATGAATCCGCAAACCACGGTATATACAAACCGGGTCCATGACTTTGACGTACATCCGACCGTCAGCACCATCTCACTACGGGATACATGGGTGGATCGGGATAACTGA
- a CDS encoding ABC transporter permease: protein MGMYIVKRVLIAIPVMFGISLLSFFLIRLVPGDTVTAMLGASYSEEQAAALRAEHGLDKPLIVQYGIWIGRVLTGDFGESSFTGEPVLYVILERLPVTLELTVLSLALAVLIAIPLGALAAVKRNSRFDYGATLFGMLGVSIPRFWLSILLILFVSLKLGWLPSGGFVSFTESPIDNLRGMVMPVVAMGVSVSAVIMRMTRSSMLEVIGAEYIKMGRAKGVPRTRLIWRHALKNALIPVVTIIGIQAGYLLGGTVVIEQIFSLPGIGLLALEAITNRDYALLQGTILFIACAFVLVNLLVDIVYSWINPKIRY, encoded by the coding sequence ATGGGAATGTATATTGTTAAGCGTGTGCTTATCGCCATTCCTGTGATGTTTGGTATTTCATTACTTTCCTTTTTTCTTATTCGTCTGGTGCCGGGAGATACAGTAACAGCGATGCTTGGAGCAAGCTATAGCGAAGAGCAGGCGGCTGCGCTTCGTGCCGAACATGGATTGGATAAGCCGCTGATTGTGCAGTATGGTATTTGGATCGGTCGCGTACTTACAGGGGATTTCGGAGAATCTTCGTTTACGGGGGAGCCGGTGCTGTATGTGATTTTAGAGCGGCTGCCAGTCACGCTTGAATTAACCGTTTTAAGCCTTGCACTTGCCGTGCTGATCGCAATTCCTTTGGGTGCGCTGGCAGCGGTCAAGCGCAACAGCCGCTTTGATTATGGAGCGACGCTTTTTGGGATGCTGGGAGTGTCAATCCCCCGGTTCTGGCTTAGTATTCTGCTCATTTTATTTGTTTCTTTAAAGCTCGGTTGGCTGCCGTCGGGAGGATTTGTCAGCTTCACAGAAAGTCCTATTGATAATCTGCGTGGGATGGTGATGCCCGTCGTGGCGATGGGTGTATCGGTGTCCGCGGTTATTATGCGTATGACGCGGTCCTCGATGCTTGAGGTTATTGGGGCCGAGTATATCAAAATGGGAAGAGCCAAAGGGGTACCTCGCACACGGCTCATCTGGCGCCATGCACTGAAGAATGCATTGATACCCGTAGTGACCATCATCGGTATTCAAGCAGGCTATTTGCTGGGTGGAACGGTTGTAATTGAACAGATTTTTTCTCTGCCAGGCATTGGTCTATTAGCGCTTGAAGCCATTACGAATCGGGATTACGCCTTATTGCAGGGAACCATTTTATTTATCGCCTGTGCATTCGTACTCGTAAATCTGCTTGTTGATATTGTCTATAGCTGGATCAATCCGAAAATTCGCTACTAG
- a CDS encoding ABC transporter permease, which translates to MKDVWFRFYQNKLAFAGLLVFIGYLMLAVLGPYIAPYDPFKMQPNDMLQGPSTAHLFGTDQFGRDILSRVIYGSQISLKVGLISVSISLVIGVAMGVLAAYYGGWIDSVISRMTDVLFSFPDILLALALMAVLGPSLTNVMLAIGIVYIPIFARIARGSVLTIRDALYIDAARSIGVNSFTIMRRHVLPNVLAPIIVQATLSFAFAILTEAALSFLGLGVEPDTPSWGIMLNEGIDYMEMAWWIAVFPGLAITLAVLILNVLGDGLRDALDPSLREDAS; encoded by the coding sequence ATGAAAGATGTGTGGTTTCGCTTCTATCAGAACAAGCTGGCCTTTGCCGGTTTGCTTGTGTTTATTGGATATCTTATGCTGGCCGTTCTTGGGCCGTATATTGCGCCGTATGACCCGTTTAAAATGCAGCCGAATGATATGCTGCAGGGGCCAAGCACAGCCCATCTTTTCGGTACGGACCAATTTGGACGGGATATTCTAAGCCGGGTCATATACGGCTCACAAATTTCACTGAAGGTAGGTCTCATCTCTGTTAGTATTTCTCTTGTAATCGGTGTAGCAATGGGAGTACTAGCAGCCTATTATGGGGGCTGGATTGATTCGGTTATTTCAAGAATGACCGATGTATTGTTTTCGTTTCCAGATATTCTGCTTGCGCTTGCCTTGATGGCTGTACTTGGGCCAAGCTTAACAAATGTGATGCTTGCAATTGGCATTGTCTATATTCCGATTTTTGCACGGATTGCCCGCGGTTCTGTCCTTACAATCCGAGATGCGCTCTATATTGATGCGGCACGCTCCATCGGAGTAAATAGCTTTACCATTATGCGGCGTCATGTGCTGCCTAATGTGCTAGCCCCTATCATTGTACAGGCAACCCTTTCCTTTGCCTTTGCGATTTTGACAGAAGCCGCACTCAGCTTTCTTGGGCTTGGGGTTGAGCCGGATACGCCATCATGGGGCATTATGCTTAATGAGGGGATCGATTATATGGAGATGGCCTGGTGGATCGCTGTGTTCCCTGGATTAGCGATTACGCTGGCTGTGCTGATTTTGAATGTGCTTGGTGATGGCCTGCGCGATGCGCTAGATCCAAGTCTTAGAGAAGATGCTTCATAA
- a CDS encoding ABC transporter ATP-binding protein, protein MTETILEVEDLTCRFHTPKGIVEAVGGVSFRVHRGEIMALVGESGCGKSVTSQAIMRLIGDRKHEEIGGSVRFKGANLLELSEAEMQILRGDRIAMILQDPMTSLNPAYRIGEQVAEVPRIHQKKDKKEAWSIAVEMLRSVKIPAPEERARDYPHQFSGGMRQRSIIGMALASKPDLLIADEPTTALDVTIQAQILDLIQDMRKKTGAAVVLITHDLGVVAEVCDSVAVMYAGRIVEQAPVRELFASPRHPYTKGLLASLPKPGSRERLKPIAGQPPNLHDLPSGCVFAPRCPHAESVCTTKMPPLEETKATHRVACWLEERINHDQ, encoded by the coding sequence ATGACGGAAACGATACTAGAAGTCGAGGATTTGACGTGCCGCTTTCATACTCCAAAAGGCATCGTAGAAGCGGTGGGCGGTGTGAGCTTTCGTGTGCATCGCGGCGAGATCATGGCGCTAGTCGGTGAGTCGGGCTGTGGCAAAAGCGTGACATCACAGGCAATTATGCGCCTAATCGGTGACCGGAAGCATGAGGAGATTGGCGGGAGTGTGCGTTTTAAGGGGGCAAATCTGCTTGAGTTGAGCGAAGCGGAGATGCAGATACTTCGCGGCGATCGAATCGCGATGATCCTTCAAGATCCGATGACTTCGCTAAATCCAGCCTATCGGATTGGTGAACAAGTGGCCGAAGTTCCGCGCATTCATCAAAAAAAAGATAAAAAAGAAGCCTGGTCCATTGCAGTCGAAATGCTGCGCAGCGTGAAGATTCCCGCACCGGAAGAGCGGGCGCGGGATTATCCTCATCAGTTCAGCGGCGGCATGCGACAGCGCAGCATTATCGGTATGGCGCTGGCTTCAAAGCCTGATTTATTGATTGCTGATGAGCCGACAACAGCACTTGATGTTACAATTCAAGCGCAGATACTTGATTTGATTCAGGATATGAGGAAGAAGACGGGAGCAGCGGTCGTGCTTATCACGCATGATCTAGGTGTAGTAGCAGAGGTGTGCGATTCGGTTGCTGTCATGTATGCTGGTCGTATTGTAGAACAGGCTCCGGTAAGAGAGTTGTTTGCTTCTCCGCGTCATCCGTATACGAAAGGACTGCTCGCTTCGCTTCCGAAGCCTGGAAGCAGAGAGAGGCTCAAGCCCATTGCGGGTCAGCCACCCAACCTGCATGATTTGCCGTCAGGTTGTGTATTCGCCCCGCGCTGCCCACATGCTGAATCGGTATGTACGACAAAGATGCCCCCGCTTGAGGAGACAAAAGCTACCCACCGAGTTGCCTGCTGGCTAGAGGAGAGGATTAATCATGACCAATGA
- a CDS encoding ABC transporter ATP-binding protein — MTNDELIRVDGLQKHFAMSQNTLSRLLSKEKSTVKAVDGLSFYVHKGETLGIVGESGCGKSTMGRLLLRLLEPTAGRIFFNGEDITRIKGRELNRRRKHFQMVFQDPYASLNPRMTIQRIMEEPMETHSLYQGERDHKVQELLEAVGLPASYRSRYPHEFSGGQRQRIGIARALAVEPEFIIADEPVAALDVSIQAQILNLFADLQKERGLTYLFIAHDLSVVQYISTRVGVMYLGGLVELAPSDVLYDRPLHPYTQALLSAIPIPDPTVRRERITLHGEMPSPMNPPQGCRFHTRCPIAMEECRQKTPVFREVEPNHFVACHVV; from the coding sequence ATGACCAATGATGAGCTAATTAGAGTAGATGGATTGCAGAAGCACTTCGCTATGTCACAAAATACGCTATCTCGTCTTCTATCCAAGGAGAAGTCAACCGTAAAGGCAGTGGACGGCCTGTCGTTTTATGTTCACAAAGGCGAAACGCTCGGTATCGTAGGGGAATCCGGCTGTGGGAAGTCGACAATGGGCCGACTGTTGCTTCGTTTGCTGGAACCGACCGCTGGCCGCATTTTTTTCAACGGCGAAGATATCACACGTATAAAGGGGCGGGAGCTTAATCGGCGACGAAAGCATTTTCAAATGGTGTTTCAAGATCCGTATGCATCGCTTAATCCACGCATGACGATCCAACGCATTATGGAAGAACCGATGGAAACACACAGCTTGTATCAAGGTGAGCGCGACCACAAAGTACAAGAACTGCTTGAAGCGGTAGGCCTCCCTGCATCATATAGAAGCCGGTATCCGCATGAGTTCTCTGGCGGACAAAGGCAGCGTATCGGCATTGCGCGCGCGCTTGCGGTAGAGCCTGAATTTATTATTGCCGATGAGCCTGTAGCTGCGCTTGATGTATCCATTCAAGCGCAAATTTTAAACTTATTTGCGGATTTGCAAAAGGAGCGGGGATTGACGTATTTATTTATTGCACATGATTTAAGTGTTGTTCAGTATATCAGCACACGCGTCGGAGTGATGTATCTTGGGGGGCTGGTTGAGCTTGCGCCAAGCGATGTGTTGTATGATCGTCCCCTGCATCCGTATACGCAGGCGCTTCTCTCAGCAATTCCTATTCCAGATCCTACTGTTCGCAGAGAGAGAATTACACTGCATGGTGAGATGCCAAGCCCTATGAATCCTCCACAGGGCTGCCGCTTCCATACACGTTGTCCCATTGCCATGGAGGAGTGCAGGCAGAAGACACCGGTGTTTCGTGAAGTGGAGCCGAATCATTTCGTAGCTTGTCACGTAGTCTAA
- a CDS encoding metal ABC transporter solute-binding protein, Zn/Mn family, with amino-acid sequence MRVNRLFVLSMFFACMFTVVAGCSSTAKPTTQGAAQSTEGKVNVVATIGMIGDIAKNVGGEHVQVNGLMGPGVDPHLYKATQGDIAKLEKADVIFYNGLNLEGKMSDIFVRMAKQKPAIAVSESIDEAVLREPPEFQGHYDPHIWFDVKLWMKAVERVRDGLIEVDAEHKADYEKNAASYLKKLEELDAYARTQLASIPKESRVLVTAHDAFGYMGDAYGMQVMGLQGISTDAEYGLKDVQNLVNLLVKKKIKAVFIESSVSPQAIKAVVQGAKEKGHEITIGGELFSDAMGEEGTPEGTYIGMVRHNVDTIVKALK; translated from the coding sequence ATGAGAGTGAATCGATTATTTGTACTCAGTATGTTCTTTGCATGTATGTTTACAGTGGTGGCAGGCTGTTCATCAACAGCTAAGCCTACAACACAGGGAGCGGCACAAAGCACAGAGGGAAAAGTGAACGTGGTAGCAACCATCGGGATGATTGGAGACATTGCAAAAAATGTCGGGGGAGAACATGTACAGGTTAATGGATTGATGGGACCGGGAGTGGACCCACATCTGTATAAAGCCACCCAAGGTGACATTGCAAAGCTTGAAAAAGCGGACGTGATTTTTTATAACGGTCTGAATTTGGAAGGGAAGATGTCGGATATTTTTGTCCGTATGGCCAAACAAAAACCGGCCATTGCCGTCTCGGAAAGCATTGACGAAGCGGTGCTTCGCGAGCCGCCAGAGTTTCAGGGACATTATGATCCGCATATTTGGTTTGATGTAAAACTGTGGATGAAAGCGGTAGAACGGGTGCGAGACGGATTGATTGAAGTCGATGCGGAACATAAGGCAGACTATGAAAAAAACGCAGCTTCCTATCTAAAAAAGCTTGAAGAGCTTGATGCTTATGCGCGTACTCAGCTTGCTTCTATTCCTAAGGAATCGCGTGTGCTCGTTACCGCGCATGATGCCTTTGGCTATATGGGGGATGCTTACGGCATGCAGGTAATGGGGCTTCAGGGCATTAGTACGGATGCGGAATATGGGCTAAAAGATGTCCAAAACCTTGTGAATCTGCTTGTTAAGAAGAAGATCAAAGCGGTGTTTATTGAATCGAGCGTATCGCCGCAAGCCATCAAGGCTGTTGTGCAGGGAGCAAAAGAAAAAGGTCATGAAATTACGATCGGGGGAGAATTATTTTCCGATGCGATGGGTGAAGAAGGAACGCCGGAAGGCACCTATATCGGCATGGTACGCCACAATGTGGATACGATTGTAAAAGCGCTTAAATAG